DNA from Evansella sp. LMS18:
CTATTAATAACCTTAACATTTTCGATTAACTTGCAAAATAATATTTTGTATAATAGAAATAAGTTAAAACATTTTAAAGTTAAGTGGAGATATTATTTAATTTCTTCCGTTCAGGTCTAATATAGAGACTGATTTCAGAATAATTTAAAGGGGCGATATTAATGAATTCAATCATTAGTAAAACACTCGATAAAGTAGACATTCAAATACTGGACATTCTGCAAAAACAGGCACATGTGAGCAATGCAGAAATCGCGAGACAAGTAAATTTGTCTTCTCCAGCTGTCCACACAAGAATTAAGCGGTTAGAAAACGAAGGGTATATCAATCAGCAGGTGGCCGTATTAAACCCTGAAAAACTAGGCTTTGATTTACTTTGCTTTGTTTTTATCAGCTCGAACATTCATCATTCGGAGAAACTGGATATTATCGAAGAGGCATTTTACCAAATGCCGGAGGTTTTAGAGTGCCACTGCTTGACCGGGGAATATGATTACTTACTTAAAGTTGCAAATAAAGACCGCAGAGACTTACAGGCGTTTATTCGGAAATTAAATAAGCTGGGGATTACAAAAATCCAGACCAGCTTAGGGCTGAGAGAAATCAAGTATTCCAATGTCCTGCCAATACTAGACGACCAGAATGAAGAGTTTGTAGAAAAATAGTCAGAGTATAAGAAAAGCATCTCCGCCAGACCCTCTCATTAATGAAGCAGGCGCCCTCCCCTGGACGCCTGCTTATTAATTGGGTAACCCGCCCCCCGTGAAACAATTTCCGTGAAACAAGATTATTCGGGTGGTGACAGGCACCAGCGCCGGCACCCCGGCACCGCCTCAAACCGTCCGGTCCCTGGCCGCACCTAGCCCTGCAAATAATTTAAGAACGGCTACTCCGATAAAGACGTAGACCGCTATCGTGCCCGAAGCAGTGATATCCAGGATTGACCCTATGATTATTGGTCCCACTGCGGCCAGCCCGTATCCTACCGATTGTGCCATCCCTGATAGTTCCGCAGCCTGTTTACCGTTGGCAGCCCTGATTCCAAGCATTGTTAAGGCTAGGCTGATCGATGAGCCTTGCGCGAGGCCGATTAAAATTGCGCTCACGACAAATAACCATGTTGCCTCGGAAACAAGCAAACCTATGAAACCAATAACATATAACCCAGCAATCATCGTTACGATGCCCTGCTGGTTTTTAAGCCGCGTTGCTAAAATCGGGGTAAGAAATGTCATTGGGAGCCCTGCGATTTGCATGATTGACACCACCCATGCGGAAAAAGAAAGGGGTAATCCACCGCTGTTATGTAAGATTACCGGCAGCCAGGTAATTAATCCATAAAACAGAAAGGATTGGAGCCCCATAAACAAAGTCACCTGCCATGCAAGAGAGGAGCGCCAAATAGTAGTACCTGGCACAGGGAGCTTACTTTTATTTTTCCCAGCAGCATCTGCTTTCTCCTTCGCAGACCGCGCCTCCCTTACTTGCGGAAACCACAGAACTAGACCGATAACCGCCAGTCCAGACCAAAATAGAAGTGCTCCTTCCCAGCCGAGATTTAATCCCGTTGCCAGCGGAATACTCACCCCTGTGCCAATAGCTGCAAAAGCGGACATAGTGGTTGTGTAAGCTCCGGTAATCAACCCGATTTTTCCCGGATATTTCGTTTTCACAATACTGGGCAAGAGGACATTAGCTATCGCTATACCAATTCCTACGAATGCTGTGCCTAAAAATAAAGTCGCCGTGAACCCAGTGGAACGTACGATAATGCCAAAAAGCAACGTGAAGAGCCCTGCGAATATCATCATTTCATTACCAAAACGATAACCAAGTCTTGGAGCTGCAAGAGAGAAAACTCCAAATGCAAGAAGCGGCAATGTTGTAATGATTCCCGCCACGCCATTAGTGATCCCCATGTCTGTTCTAATATCACTTATCAAGGGGCCTACTGCAGTGATTGCCGGGCGAAGATTAACCGCAACGATAAGAATGCCGATAATTAACAGCACCTTGTTCGTCTCTATTGATCTATCTTTTGTCAGAGGCTGGGTTTCCATTTTACTATTACATCCTTTTCTATTTATCTCGACGAACTTTCTTATATTACTGTAACAGTTAAATGAGGACTTGCCTATTGAATAAAGCCCTTATCAAATAATAATAAGTTTAATGTGTGCATATAATTAGGGGACTTGTGCGAATGACCTTGTGAAATGAGCAAATCACAGTTGAAGTCGTGCGATTGATGGCCAAACTCGTGCGAATCCCTTCTAAAAAGGAAATTAATTAAATGCTCTATCTATTAATCCATCAAAAAGAAGAACGGGTACCCAAAATATCGGAGTACCCGGTAATTAATTACATAATATAATCGAAAACTTTACGCCCCTGTGCTCCTCACATTAAATCATAAAAGGAATCCTTCCCCAAATGCTGGACATATTCCTGAACGAGTGTCTCCAAATCATTGGATCCATCAAGATAAATCCAGTCATCCACACTGCCACTATAGTTGAATCGTTCCACTTCAAATACACGCTCTTCTTTATCCACCAGCACAAAACGCAATTCCGTGGCATAATTTTTAGTTTGCTGCAGGAGTTGTAACGGAATAGAACTATTCAAATATGAGTTTTCAACAGTATAAATAAAAACAACATTCTTTTTAATATCCAGCTTAAAATCTTCTATTTCCGAATACTTTTTCATTCCGTCATTAATTACGCTGATTTCTTCCTTATGTATAACAGGCTTCTGAACCTTCCTCAAAAATACTCTTCCATTAGGATTCTCATAAATCTCATAACCATCTGGAACCTCTTTTAAATCGGCAGCACCTTTCGCCTTCTTCGAAAAATTGTATGTTGTGGTTCCTTTCTTTGTTAATTTACTATGCAAGTAATACGTATCGTTTCTGAAGTTTTTATAAGTCACTGGCATTTTTTCCCTACCTCCCCGAACTTAAATAAAATAACTCCATCCATAATACCAAAGATTTATGTAGAATTTCAGGGACAGCTGGTATCACCAGAACCGCCCCGTGAAACATTCACCGTGAAACAAGATTATTCGGGTGGTGACAGGCACCCCTATATTTCCCCAGCACGATCAGTGTCCAGGCGTCATTCATCATTTCATAGAAAAAGTAAATGCTTCCTGGAATTCCGCCGCCCATAGGGTAATTCACCCGCCAGTCCTCCTTCTTAAATGACTGTGTCAGAAATTCAATTCCCCGCCTGACAGACTCTGTCTCTTCCCCATAGTACTCCAGCAGCATTTCTACAGCCCAGGCTGTCTGGATTGGAGTACTTGCGCCTAACGGAATATATTTTCTGTGTATATCCGAGCTGCAGGATTCTCCCCAGCCGCCGTCGGGATTCTGTTTGCTCTCGACCCAGGCAACCCCAGACCGAATCGCGGGATGATTACGATTCACACCGGCGGCAAGCAGCCCGATGACTGCCGCACTTGTCCCATGGATATAAGAGATTCCCCAGCGCCCGAACCAGGACCCATCTGCCTCCTGCTGCTTCAGAAGCCAGTTTACCCCTTTTTGAACCACATTGCTTTCCCCTGAAAAATCTGCGTCTTCGCATAAAAAACTGAGCACCCTGCCAGTGAGATCAGGAGTGGATAAATCAATAACATAGCTTTCCGCCGCTTCCACAGGAAACTTTGCCAACAACTTTTTATTTGTTTTTCTTTCAAAAGCCGGCCAGCCTCCATCAGGGTTTTGCATTTTTAACACCCAGTCTAGGCCTCGCTTCCAGGACTGGCCCAAATTGCCCGGATCCTTCCCGTCAGACTGCTTTATCACCCGCAATGCTGCGACGGCAGTATCCACATCCGGATATATAGTGTTTATATCGGAGAATCCCCAGCCGCCTGGTGCTGCTTTCGGGCTTTTCATTTTCCAGTCCCCGGACTTTGTATGCTGCCGTGACAGCAAATAGCTGGCGGCCCTTTGCACTGCCTGGCTCTCATGAACCTTTCCTGCCTGTTGTACCGCATAACTTATTATCGCTGTGTCCCATACGGTGGAGGTAGTGAGCTGAATATGCGTTCCTTCTCTCATTTTCCAGGCGAACGACTTCAGGCCATTGACAGCATTTTTGACCACCGAGGAATCCTTTGGCCAGCCAAGGGCAATCAGTGCGTATATCATCATCATAGTAGCAGTTCCATAGCTCTGCAGCGTCCCGTCTTCCTCAATTCTGTCCAGCATATACTTTTCAGCTCGTTTTTCGGACTTCTTAGTTAAATACGCGGGAAGAACTGGGACGAATTTGGAACCTGATCTCAGAGCTGCCGTCAAAAAGTTGAAAGCCGCCAGTTTACTGGAATTATCCTTTCCTTTTATATAGAGCTCGCTAATATCAGGAGTTCCTTCATGTTTAACGGTGAATTTCCGGCTGGATAAAACCATAAGAGGAACGAAATGGACCCTGGAATGACCTGCAATATCGAATAAATTTATCGGAAACCAGTTTGGAAGAAGGATAAATTCCGGCGGAAGAGTGACTGTTTTTTTCCACGGAAGCTGCCCTGTTACCGCCAGAAAGAACTGCGTCAGGAACGAATTGACTCTTCCCAATCCACCCCTGGATAAAATAAATTCCCTTGCTTTTCTCATATGCTGATCACTTTTGCGGCTGTTCCCGGCATAAAGCAGCGCAAAATAGGCCTCCGCAGTCGCCTCCAGGTTCCCCTCTTCATCCTGGTATAGTTTCCATGCCCCGTTTTCTGCCTGCTTGCTCCGGATTCTCCGGCACAGTTCATCCACCAGCCAGTCTTCCCCGAGCTTTAATGATTTCAAAAAAATAATCATGTACGCATCCATCGAGGTGCCCGTGCCCAAATAATAGCGCCATGCGCCATCCTCATCCTGCCTGTTTTGAAAACCCCGAACCAGTTGTTCCATCTTCAAATCCACTTTCTCAGTCAGCCCCATATTCCCTCCCCTTTACACTCAAGCTCGATACACCAGACGTTTTACCCCGTTGTATAGCCTATGAATATAAAAAGAAAGTGTTAAATGTGAGGAGGAAGGAATGTTCCGTTACACTGGATTTTGATGGAAATTATGAAAAGTGCAAACGAGATGTAAATTGTGCAAATGACCACGCGGATCGGGCGAACCACATGTTAAGTTGTGCAAATGACCACGCTCGGGCGAACCACATGCTAAGTTGTGCAAATGACCACGTGGCTCGTGCGAACCATAGGCAAAGTTGGGCATATGCCCCTACGAATCGTACAAACCGCCCTGGTTCATTTAAATTAAATATATATGTAAAAGAAGGTATATCTCTTTATGCAGATATACCTTCTACTAATAATTAAAACTCTACTTTATCCTGGTTTGTGACAACAAGAAGCGACTTTCCTTTATCAAGCTCTTCTTCTAACTCTCCCGCTTTATCGGAGTCAAATCCGATTTCCATCATTTTGGAGCGGAGCTTGTCTCCTTTGCTGCGGAAGACATTTTTCACTGCAGTTCCAACACCGGTTTCACTTACTCCAATCTTATTGGCATCTGTTTCTTTCCGGGTTCTTCTTTCATGGTCATTATCATGGGAAAGGACATAAATGTCATCATCCCGGACACCATCTTTTCTAAGCTTGCTAATTGATTCGCTTAACGTTTCATCATTATGAAATACCTTAAATTTTGGACTGCTCATGATCTTTTCCTCCTTTAAAGGTAAAAAGCCTTGTCAGTATGAAACATTTGATTAGAATGCATGGTTTTAACATGCTAATGTACGCTTACCCTTAAACAACCAGTATAAATCTTAAAGTCTGTTTTTTTAATAAAGTGGGAGTTTATTCTCATTACCTGACAACTACTCTATTTTTATAGTAATAAAAAAGGCACAGCGTCAGCTGCACCTTATCTTTATATCTTCACTCTGGGGCAAATTTCCATATGCCGGCCGGGACGATTAAGCCACCTGTCACAGACACTTGTAATTTCGTGTCTTTAACCCGGTCTCCATTTTTTTACTCCTCCTTTTCCAATCTAAAGATTTATAGCAGGAAGAGGGCTGTCCCATTAAGGTTCAGCCCTTTATAATATATCTGTAACTACGAAATGACTGCCGCAATTATTTGAACCTCAACGGGCGCGTTGCCTGGTAAGGAGGCAACACCTATCGCTGCCCGGCTTCCTATACCAGCATCTCCTAAATTTTCGTACAGATATTCAGAAGCAAAGTCCGCTATTCCTGCATGGCCGCTGAATGTCTCTTCGGCGTTAATATAGACGGTAAGTGAGAGGATTTGCTTTAAACTTTCTTGGTCTGTAAGTGTGTTCCTGGCAGCAGTCAATGCATTGACAGCGGCTTGCCTGACCGCTTCTTTATAAGTGGAAATAGGTTCTTCAGAAAGAACTTTTCCAACTTGAATCAGTTCGCCATTTTTCCTTGGTGTCATGCCGGCGGTATAGATAATGTCGCCAAACCGTGATGCCGGGACATATTTCCCCTGTGGAACAGGATTATCATTCCCTCTTAATTTACTCACAGGCGATACAGCTCCACTATCTTAACCAGACGTTCCATAGCTGCCACGGCTGCTTTATGATCTTGTGAAAAGTTGATACGGAAGCTGTCTGTGAATTGGGAACCAAACTCTGTACCAGGCGTTACGATGACACCGGCCTGAAGGCGAAGAACCTTCACGAATTCCTCTATTGTAATATCTAATTCTGGGATTCTCGGAAAGAGATAACTGCCTGCCTCTGTGGCTCTCACTTTGAATCCATCCGCAGTACGCAGCGTTGTAAGCAGATCGTCACGAATTGCCTGATGCTGCGCAATCCTTTCAGCCATCCAGCCTTCTGGTTCTGAAAACCAGGATTTCATAACCGCCTGGCTGTACCCCCCTGCACGAAGGGACACAATGGCCTGCAGCTTTTCCATCCGGTCAATAATTTCAGAAGAGCCGAATGCTACACCTAATCGATACCCGCTCAGCGACTCTGTTTTCGATGGCCCCATAATCGTAAGTACCTTTTCAGGGTCTATTGTATTCTGGGCGCATAGGTGGGTATAAGTCTTACCCTCAAAAATCTGGCGGGAGTATAATTCATCGGCTATGACTGTTACTCCATATTGCTGTGCAAGCTTTCCAATTCCGTTAATTTCATCTTCTGAATAGATTACGCCTGTAGGATTGTTAGGGTTTGAAAACAAAAACAGCCTGACTCCCGCTTTAAAAGCGTCTTCCAGCTGAGTTAAGTCCAGACCTGCCCCTGTGGTGGTATCAAAATAGTCCATTTTGACAGGAACAACTTCCCCATCAAAGAACTCAACTAATTTTCTGTTGGCAAAATAGTCTGGTGCTACAATAGCTACCTTGTCTCCTCTTGCGACAGTGGATCCCATTGCCAGGAAAAGCGCTCCTTGCGTTCCCGGAGTGATGATAAGATTTTGATCGGCATCAATATTTGCACCTGTAAACTGAGCAAGCTTTTGAGCAGTATCTTCACGGATTGTTTTACTGCCCCGATATTCTGTATAAGCCTGCTTTCCACCAATGTGAACACCTTCAATAAAGTCATCTAAAGAGCCGGGAATTGGCTCAAAGGCATCAACATCACCGTGTGAAAAGTCCACCGGAGTACCGGTAAGTTTCTCCCCGCGCATTTCGATTTCCTTTATTTTCTGGCGGCCTTCCTGCCCAGGCGCATTTTCAGCCCCAAGCTTTGCAAACTTTTTCTCTAAAAAATCCATGTTCAGTCCCTCTCTCTCGTCTAGAAATTATTTTTTTATCTATGTAAAACTATTTCCATCATGAGTTCAAATATTATGAATATTCTACCATCCATATTTATTTTAACATATTAATCGAAATATTTAACTAATTCGAACCATTGTTCAGGTGAAATTGGAAAACCAACCCAAACAAAATAACATTCAAACAACAAGACAAAACCGAAATTGTGCAATCCTCCTCCGCTTCGTGCAAAGAACCTTGTGAATGAGCGAACCATACGTAAAGTTATGCAATCGCCCCTTCATACCGTGTTTAAACCCCGGAATTTTGCGACTGGACTCCTGAATCGTGCATACTAACCTCTCAATTTCATGCATATAACCCCCTGTTTCGTGCAATCAATTCACCACCACATACAAAAAAAGAGCAGGCACCCTTGATAAGAGTCCCACTCCACTCAATAATATAGAAATATATTCTCTCTTAACCCTCGTGAAACATTTACCGTGAAACAAGATTATTCGGGTGGGTGGTGACAGGCACCGGCACAGCCTCCCTGAAACCTAGTATTGATGATTTTTCCAAATTAATATAAAATTCATAATAAGGAACAGATTCCATATTACGGACCACGCATTTATATTAATACCTTTAAGGAGTGATTTGATGAACGTAAGGGAACGATTGGTAAAACAGTTATCTGACGGAGAGTTTATTACCGCTCCTGGTGCTTATGATGCACTCGGTGCAAAAATGATTGAAGAAACTGGTTTTCCTGCTGTTTACATGACCGGTGCAGGAGTCTCCTATTCTTCTTTAGGAAAGCCTGACCTTGGCCTATTAACCTTAACTGAAATGGCGCAACGGGCAGCTTATATGTCTGAGGCCATAAACATTCCAATTATTGCTGATGCTGATACAGGCTTTGGTAATCCTCTCAACGTGATTCGAACAGTTAGAGAATATGAAAGAGCAGGTGTCAGTGTCATCCAAATAGAGGATCAAGATTTCCCTAAAAAGTGTGGCCATATGAAAAATAAAAAGCTGGTCCCCACAGAGGACATGGTTCAAAAAATTTACGCTGCTGTTGATGCCCGTACCGATGCTGACTTTCTCATTATGGCCAGAACAGATGCCAGAGGCGTAGAAGGACTCGAAGAAGCACTTGAGCGTGGTGAAAGGTACAAAGAAGCTGGGGCTGATATCGTATTTATTGAGGCTCCACAATCAGTGGAAGAATTAAGAGAGATCCCTGCACGTTTAAAAGATGTCTATCTCATTGCCAATATGGTTGAAGGTGGTAAGACTCCAATCATTGATGCTCATACATTACACGAGTTTGGCTTTTCTCTTTCAATCTACCCTAATGCGCTGACACGCTTTATCGTGCCTCAAGTTATGAAACTATTAAAAAATTTAAAAGAAAAAGGAACCACTTCTGATTTTCATTCTGAAATGTACATGTTTAACGAGCTAAATGAATTAGTTGGTTTATCATATTTTGAAAGCATACAAGAAAAATATAAAACCACTTTATAAATCCCTGTTCCAGGGATTTTTCTTTTTCTGGCGAATGTAGAAAAAAGTCGCATTTTGACTAAATAGAACTAATTTAAAGAATATTCTATCAAATTATTGCTTCTGTCTGTAAAATGATTTAAAATCAAACCATAAAACAGAATGCGTTCCACGATGCGAAACGTATTTTGTGTTATCACTATTGACACTGTACTAATAGGAGGAGTTTTATGAAAAATTATTTTAGAGGAAGCTTATTAACATTTAGCATGGTCGCGATTCTAACTGCCTGTGGCAGCGAAGAAAGTAACAAAGATGCTGCAGCTAGTGATGAGGGGCATGATGAATTCCCAACAGAGAACATTACACTAACAGTTCCCTATGATACTGGCGGAACATCAGACCGTATCGCCCGCGGAATTACGAAAACGCTTTCAGACGAAATCGGTTCAGCTGTGACAGTTGAAAATGTTTTAGGTGGAAGTGGAATTGTTGGAACGACTGGTTACCTAAATCAAAAAGATTCAGATGGCCATCATTTATTATTCCTGTCACACCCTCATTTCGAAGGCAGCGTCATTAGGAGTGGTGAGTTTAGTTATGACGACTTCGACATGGTTGGAATTGTACATGATTCACCAATCGCATTATGGGTCAACGCAGATGCTGGCTTCGAAACTGCAGAAGAATTCATTACAGAATTGCAAAATAATCCAGGGAAATATCGCTACGGAGGGCTTGCTGGCTCTTATTCTGATGTGACAGCAAAAATATTTAATGATCGTTTTGCTATTGATGCTGCTGGAGTACCATATGATGGCGGCGGTGAGTTGCGAACTTCTGTCCTGTCAGGTGAAACGGATTACATCATGACGGATATTGAGGGAACAATTGCTGGTGCTGGAGAAGATTTAATTCCGCTTCTTACTTTCTCAGGGGAACGCTATCACCTTACAGAAGATGTCCCTACAATGAATGAAGTATTAGAAGAAATGGGGCAAGAACCAGACTTCCCTGCTCAATCAAATATGAAATCGATCATGATTCATAAAGACGTCAAAGAAAATCATCCAGAACGTTATGATTCTATCATTAATGCCTTTGATAAAGCCATGACAGATGAAGACCTCCTCTCAGAATTTGAAACACAAGGCATTTTTCTTGGCTGGATACCAGGTGATGAGGGGCTTGAGATTGCACAAGAAGCCGCTTCTTCCATAGAAGAGAACCGAGAATTATTCGAATAAACCTTTAATTTATGGAGGTTAAAACATGTTAAAAGAAACAGGGAACCTTCTATTATTAGTAGTGATATTAGGGCTGGGTACGGCCTATTACTTTGATGTGTTGACTCTTCCCAACCGGGAAGAGCAGCTCATCGTCAAAATCTTGTTTTACCTCTTAATCATTCTCGTATTATTTGAGTTTTCAAAAAGTCTGTTTAAATTCGCAGCAGGACGAAAGAAACAAGATAGATCGAAGAAGCAATTACAAGACTTACGGACTTTGCTAACAAATAAACCAATGATTCTTTCTCTCATGATGATCGGGTATCTCGTGCTGATTCCCTTAATCGGTTTCTTTGTTTCATCCTTTGTCTTCTTACTCTTCCTTAACTTTCACCTTGGAAACAGAAAGGTAAAGGAACTATTTGTTATCCCTGGTGCAGTTCTAATTTTCACATACTTCCTATTCGTTCAATTACTGAATATTCGCTTGCCAGCTGGGATTCTGGTCTAGTAGAGAGGAGGGTTCTCATGATTGACTTTACTGCATTGTCTGATGGCCTTAACTTATTGTTCACCCCTCATGCCTTCTTCTTCATGGTGCTTGGTTTAATCATTGGTGTTATCTTGGGTTCTATTCCAGGACTATCAGGAAGTTTAGGAATTGCTGTTCTTCTTCCAACAACTTATTATATGGATCCCGTTACTGCCGTTCTGTTTTTATCAGCACTATTAACCGGTTCAATCTATGCTGGCGGGGTGACAGCAGTTACGTTAAATATCCCTGGCTCTCCTGGAGCTGTTGCTACCACACTTGATGGTTATCAAATGACAAAGAAAGGTCAGCAAAACCGGGCACTTGGGATTGGGCTTGGTTCTTCTGTGATCGGTTGTTTATTTGGATATCTAATGGTTCTGTTCTTTCTTGAACCCAT
Protein-coding regions in this window:
- a CDS encoding Lrp/AsnC family transcriptional regulator; this encodes MNSIISKTLDKVDIQILDILQKQAHVSNAEIARQVNLSSPAVHTRIKRLENEGYINQQVAVLNPEKLGFDLLCFVFISSNIHHSEKLDIIEEAFYQMPEVLECHCLTGEYDYLLKVANKDRRDLQAFIRKLNKLGITKIQTSLGLREIKYSNVLPILDDQNEEFVEK
- a CDS encoding tripartite tricarboxylate transporter TctB family protein, with the protein product MLKETGNLLLLVVILGLGTAYYFDVLTLPNREEQLIVKILFYLLIILVLFEFSKSLFKFAAGRKKQDRSKKQLQDLRTLLTNKPMILSLMMIGYLVLIPLIGFFVSSFVFLLFLNFHLGNRKVKELFVIPGAVLIFTYFLFVQLLNIRLPAGILV
- a CDS encoding MFS transporter, encoding METQPLTKDRSIETNKVLLIIGILIVAVNLRPAITAVGPLISDIRTDMGITNGVAGIITTLPLLAFGVFSLAAPRLGYRFGNEMMIFAGLFTLLFGIIVRSTGFTATLFLGTAFVGIGIAIANVLLPSIVKTKYPGKIGLITGAYTTTMSAFAAIGTGVSIPLATGLNLGWEGALLFWSGLAVIGLVLWFPQVREARSAKEKADAAGKNKSKLPVPGTTIWRSSLAWQVTLFMGLQSFLFYGLITWLPVILHNSGGLPLSFSAWVVSIMQIAGLPMTFLTPILATRLKNQQGIVTMIAGLYVIGFIGLLVSEATWLFVVSAILIGLAQGSSISLALTMLGIRAANGKQAAELSGMAQSVGYGLAAVGPIIIGSILDITASGTIAVYVFIGVAVLKLFAGLGAARDRTV
- a CDS encoding oxaloacetate decarboxylase, with amino-acid sequence MNVRERLVKQLSDGEFITAPGAYDALGAKMIEETGFPAVYMTGAGVSYSSLGKPDLGLLTLTEMAQRAAYMSEAINIPIIADADTGFGNPLNVIRTVREYERAGVSVIQIEDQDFPKKCGHMKNKKLVPTEDMVQKIYAAVDARTDADFLIMARTDARGVEGLEEALERGERYKEAGADIVFIEAPQSVEELREIPARLKDVYLIANMVEGGKTPIIDAHTLHEFGFSLSIYPNALTRFIVPQVMKLLKNLKEKGTTSDFHSEMYMFNELNELVGLSYFESIQEKYKTTL
- a CDS encoding pyridoxal phosphate-dependent aminotransferase, whose protein sequence is MDFLEKKFAKLGAENAPGQEGRQKIKEIEMRGEKLTGTPVDFSHGDVDAFEPIPGSLDDFIEGVHIGGKQAYTEYRGSKTIREDTAQKLAQFTGANIDADQNLIITPGTQGALFLAMGSTVARGDKVAIVAPDYFANRKLVEFFDGEVVPVKMDYFDTTTGAGLDLTQLEDAFKAGVRLFLFSNPNNPTGVIYSEDEINGIGKLAQQYGVTVIADELYSRQIFEGKTYTHLCAQNTIDPEKVLTIMGPSKTESLSGYRLGVAFGSSEIIDRMEKLQAIVSLRAGGYSQAVMKSWFSEPEGWMAERIAQHQAIRDDLLTTLRTADGFKVRATEAGSYLFPRIPELDITIEEFVKVLRLQAGVIVTPGTEFGSQFTDSFRINFSQDHKAAVAAMERLVKIVELYRL
- a CDS encoding RidA family protein, whose protein sequence is MSKLRGNDNPVPQGKYVPASRFGDIIYTAGMTPRKNGELIQVGKVLSEEPISTYKEAVRQAAVNALTAARNTLTDQESLKQILSLTVYINAEETFSGHAGIADFASEYLYENLGDAGIGSRAAIGVASLPGNAPVEVQIIAAVIS
- the shc gene encoding squalene--hopene cyclase is translated as MGLTEKVDLKMEQLVRGFQNRQDEDGAWRYYLGTGTSMDAYMIIFLKSLKLGEDWLVDELCRRIRSKQAENGAWKLYQDEEGNLEATAEAYFALLYAGNSRKSDQHMRKAREFILSRGGLGRVNSFLTQFFLAVTGQLPWKKTVTLPPEFILLPNWFPINLFDIAGHSRVHFVPLMVLSSRKFTVKHEGTPDISELYIKGKDNSSKLAAFNFLTAALRSGSKFVPVLPAYLTKKSEKRAEKYMLDRIEEDGTLQSYGTATMMMIYALIALGWPKDSSVVKNAVNGLKSFAWKMREGTHIQLTTSTVWDTAIISYAVQQAGKVHESQAVQRAASYLLSRQHTKSGDWKMKSPKAAPGGWGFSDINTIYPDVDTAVAALRVIKQSDGKDPGNLGQSWKRGLDWVLKMQNPDGGWPAFERKTNKKLLAKFPVEAAESYVIDLSTPDLTGRVLSFLCEDADFSGESNVVQKGVNWLLKQQEADGSWFGRWGISYIHGTSAAVIGLLAAGVNRNHPAIRSGVAWVESKQNPDGGWGESCSSDIHRKYIPLGASTPIQTAWAVEMLLEYYGEETESVRRGIEFLTQSFKKEDWRVNYPMGGGIPGSIYFFYEMMNDAWTLIVLGKYRGACHHPNNLVSR
- a CDS encoding tripartite tricarboxylate transporter substrate binding protein; this encodes MKNYFRGSLLTFSMVAILTACGSEESNKDAAASDEGHDEFPTENITLTVPYDTGGTSDRIARGITKTLSDEIGSAVTVENVLGGSGIVGTTGYLNQKDSDGHHLLFLSHPHFEGSVIRSGEFSYDDFDMVGIVHDSPIALWVNADAGFETAEEFITELQNNPGKYRYGGLAGSYSDVTAKIFNDRFAIDAAGVPYDGGGELRTSVLSGETDYIMTDIEGTIAGAGEDLIPLLTFSGERYHLTEDVPTMNEVLEEMGQEPDFPAQSNMKSIMIHKDVKENHPERYDSIINAFDKAMTDEDLLSEFETQGIFLGWIPGDEGLEIAQEAASSIEENRELFE
- a CDS encoding general stress protein, which encodes MSSPKFKVFHNDETLSESISKLRKDGVRDDDIYVLSHDNDHERRTRKETDANKIGVSETGVGTAVKNVFRSKGDKLRSKMMEIGFDSDKAGELEEELDKGKSLLVVTNQDKVEF